Part of the Brassica oleracea var. oleracea cultivar TO1000 chromosome C8, BOL, whole genome shotgun sequence genome is shown below.
TTCCTTCTCAAACTAGATTTGACCCAAAACGTGCAAACTAGTGGTATAAACTAAACTTTATAAATCATTTCGTTTTGTTGACAAAACAACCATGTTTGGACTAACACATTATTCGTATGCATGACAAGATCTTGCAAATGGAGGCGACGTGAATCATCAAGGGCAATGTGATTCAGACCTTGAGTGTTATACCATGCGTAGTTGTCAGAGAGGTCCAGGATATTGCGATCAGAAAGACGGAAAGTGCAAGTGTCCTAAATTACAATATGTGGATACAAATGGGGCGGACGTGAATCATCAAGGGCAATGTGATTCAGACCTTGAGTGTTATACCATGCGTAGTTGTCAGAGAGGTCCAGGATATTGCGATCAGAAAGACGGAAAGTGCAAGTGTCCTAAATTACAATATGTGGATACAAATGGGGCGGACGTGAATCATCAAGGACAATGTGACTCAGATCTTGAGTGTTACACCATGCGTAGTTGTCAGAGAGGTCCAGGATATTGCGATCAGAAAGACGGAAAGTGTAAGTGTCCTAAATTACAAGCTGTGGATACAAATGGGGCGGACGTGAATCATCAAGGGCAATGTGACTCAGACCTTGAATGTTATACCATGCGTAGTTGTCAGAGAGGTCCAGGATATTGCGATCAGAAAGACGGAAAGTGTAAGTGTCCTAACTAGAGAAACAAATAAACATGACTAGAACATATATGAGTCTTATGTACCCGACTTAAACATGGGCAAATAAAATATGTATCCCAAAAATAAATAAATATATTATTAAAAGACTAATCATGTCTGTTAACTTTCAAATCATTTTTATAGTTTTTACTTTTATTGCAATTCTTGTTGTACCAAGACATTCCCTGGACATAATGGTCACACACGATTTTACTTAACACTAAAGTATTTTGTTTGTGACTTGGGTATACTAGATGAAAACAATCTAAAGACTAAATTCAATACCGTAACCACTTTTCCATTTAAACTATCAAAAATTCGAAATTCTAAATCATTAAAACCCAATTCAAACTTAAGAGAATGTAAAATCATCATTTATATAAGAGATATATCCAAGAAACTGGGATTGGGACTTTCAAAAGAGAAAAAAAGGAAAACAAGATTCGCAAGTCATGAAGAACTTGTATCAGCACCAATGGTCAAAATGAATCCAACCAGAACTAAGAAGAAGACTCATCAAATGATAACGACCTCCTTCATGGCTCGAATGATAATTTCACATCCTGTAGAACGTTTTGTGAGTTTATTAACCTTCTCCCATATTTCTGATTCCAGAACATCTCGAGGATCATAAGCTGTGGGGCTCAGAATGAGTTTCTTTAGCACTGCTGAATTTCCAAGAAAGTAACTTGTTGCTTTCATCTTCCCTTCCTCCAATTCAAGTTTTTCTTGTATCTCAACACACTCAAGAGTCGATGACACACACCGTGGCACATCTGTGAGTTCCAATCCCTCCTTCATCTCCTCTGAGTGAACAACCTTCTGCAAACACACACACACACACAAAAAGGGTCTAAGTTTTTAATAATACACATATCCATAAAACATAAAGAAAAAATGGCTTTACCAAGACTAGGTGTTTCAGATTGGGGCAATACTCAAGAAAGGCTGGCAAAAACTGCAATAAATTGCTATGGAACATTGCTTGTAAACGGGACAAGTTGTTGAACTTGGGAATCATTTCTGCTTGTGAGTAATACTCAAGGGCCTGCAACACGAATATATTTAATATACAAGTGAAAGGTATTAAATAAGTCCATGAATATATAAATATGCACCTTAACTGTTTTGGCAGAGATGATCATATGCCTAACACTCGATATCCCATTGAGAAAATCACGGATCTCATCAATGTCAAGCGTGCAATACACTCTCGACCTGCAATCCCTAACCTGCCTAAGCGGCAGCACACGGAACCTCGTCAAACTCTGAGACCTCGCACGCATAACCGTAAATTCATCATAGGCAACTGCATAATCATCATCCAGATCTCTCAACAAGGCCAGCTCCTCAAGGACAGGACACCCTGAGAGAAGCTTCTCCAGATGCACGCGCCATTTAACCTCTTCGAGATGCATGAATTTAAGACAAGGCATGAAAACAAAACCAGGATCATCAAGACCAGAAGACGTGAGCTTCAAGTAAACCAATGTCTTGCTCGTGTAGAGATTCATAGGCATGAAGTCGACACAAGGATGGTGAAAAGAGTCGTCCTCTATATCATAGGTACTACTCTCAACATCGAGATGCTGCGTCCCCCGGTTAATCATTATACCGATCCGATCCCTGAACCCGTCTATCATCGTGTCTCTGCACTTAACCTTGACTTTAAACAGCTTTGACTCAGGGCTAGACTCGAGAAGCTTGTCAATGAAGCTTAAGAAGCTTAAGAGCATTTCATCAGCATCATAAGGAATGGCAGATAAGTTTAAGTCAAGACCGGGAACGTTTAGATACAGATTCTTCCATCTTGTTGACAAAACACTTGTCTGCACCGATTGTTTTGTCGGAAGGAAAGAGAGTATTTGAGTAAGCAATGATTCCGGCAATTCGCTAATCCTATCGATCCCAGACATCACCTTAAGAGCATCAAAAAACAACATATAAAAAAGAGATCTTGATCGAATCCTAGGCGTTGAAGAGTTTCTCTAATCAATCACAATACAAATGAAAAGAAAGACTCGATGGGGGTTTCTGAGGAACTCACCGTGGATTGGGTTTGAGTCGCCGGCGGATTCTATCGGCGGGAGTGATCGAAAGCGAGAGAGAAAAGTGATAACTTTTCTTTGTCTGAAGACGGAACTGTCGAACTGATTGTTCAGAATTTATACGGAACTGATTGTTCCGGTTCCATGAGAGCGTTTTAAAAAATGAAGGCTGTCTTTATTGTCTATATATTATATATATTTCTTTTATTTTTTTGACAAAAAAAAAACAATATTTATTTTATTCGTTATATTTTCATGTTGAATGTCATTGTAAAATTCATGGAAATCGATTGTAATAGTAGAGTATTTTCAGGAAAATTGCATATTTTCCATTATCAGCATTAATTTTTATATTTAGGAGATTTTATATCTAACCAATCTTCCCAAAAATCAATTTTTGTGGCTAATTAGAAAAGCAAATGAAAAAGAAATATAATAACAAGGGATCTGTTTACAAATTGCATTTAATAAATCATAAATACTAATATTTTTAAGAATGAATATTCGATCTGATCCGGTATATGTATATATACATATATTCAAAGAATTATATATTTATATAATATAATTATTATATTTTATGTAATTTTACAATTTTTATTTATTAAATTGATTATTTTAGCTATTAGAGTGTTAAAAATATATAAATGTTTATTTTTAATAGTGATTTAAACATTGTAATAAGGTTTTATTATTTTAAAATTTTATTTGTTTCTGTTGTTTTTAAATTTTTATTTCTTATACACGAATCGAATCATATATCTAATTAAAATATATTTTTTATGGACATTCGAGCACAGAAAATTCGGGATAAATGTGAATCAAATCGAATTGTATAATTAATTTATTCGGACAGATCAGATCACAAAATCCTTTAAAACTCTTAATATTCGATTCATGTCCACTCCTACCTGGTAGCTAGACAACTCCTATGATGAAGCATTCTTTTCAGCTGACATGTTCCGGCTGCAGCAGCAGCCATACCTGAATCGTGAATTAACCTAACCACATTCAGGAATGACAGAACCAAACTCAAAAAAAAAAAAATTGCCATCTCAATATAAAGAGTAAAAGACTTCTCAATGTAGAAAA
Proteins encoded:
- the LOC106312586 gene encoding cell death abnormality protein 1-like isoform X2 — translated: MKKVFLNIVLLSFLLGVAFHLANGGDVNHQGQCDSDLECYTMRSCQRGPGYCDQKDGKCKCPKLQYVDTNGADVNHQGQCDSDLECYTMRSCQRGPGYCDQKDGKCKCPKLQYVDTNGADVNHQGQCDSDLECYTMRSCQRGPGYCDQKDGKCKCPKLQAVDTNGADVNHQGQCDSDLECYTMRSCQRGPGYCDQKDGKCKCPN
- the LOC106312585 gene encoding F-box/FBD/LRR-repeat protein At1g13780-like isoform X2; this translates as MSGIDRISELPESLLTQILSFLPTKQSVQTSVLSTRWKNLYLNVPGLDLNLSAIPYDADEMLLSFLSFIDKLLESSPESKLFKVKVKCRDTMIDGFRDRIGIMINRGTQHLDVESSTYDIEDDSFHHPCVDFMPMNLYTSKTLVYLKLTSSGLDDPGFVFMPCLKFMHLEEVKWRVHLEKLLSGCPVLEELALLRDLDDDYAVAYDEFTVMRARSQSLTRFRVLPLRQVRDCRSRVYCTLDIDEIRDFLNGISSVRHMIISAKTVKALEYYSQAEMIPKFNNLSRLQAMFHSNLLQFLPAFLEYCPNLKHLVLVVHSEEMKEGLELTDVPRCVSSTLECVEIQEKLELEEGKMKATSYFLGNSAVLKKLILSPTAYDPRDVLESEIWEKVNKLTKRSTGCEIIIRAMKEVVII
- the LOC106312585 gene encoding F-box/FBD/LRR-repeat protein At1g13780-like isoform X1 → MSGIDRISELPESLLTQILSFLPTKQSVQTSVLSTRWKNLYLNVPGLDLNLSAIPYDADEMLLSFLSFIDKLLESSPESKLFKVKVKCRDTMIDGFRDRIGIMINRGTQHLDVESSTYDIEDDSFHHPCVDFMPMNLYTSKTLVYLKLTSSGLDDPGFVFMPCLKFMHLEEVKWRVHLEKLLSGCPVLEELALLRDLDDDYAVAYDEFTVMRARSQSLTRFRVLPLRQVRDCRSRVYCTLDIDEIRDFLNGISSVRHMIISAKTVKALEYYSQAEMIPKFNNLSRLQAMFHSNLLQFLPAFLEYCPNLKHLVLKVVHSEEMKEGLELTDVPRCVSSTLECVEIQEKLELEEGKMKATSYFLGNSAVLKKLILSPTAYDPRDVLESEIWEKVNKLTKRSTGCEIIIRAMKEVVII
- the LOC106312586 gene encoding cell death abnormality protein 1-like isoform X1, yielding MKKMFLSFVLLSFLIGVTFHLANGGDVNHQGQCDSDLECYTMRSCQRGPGYCDQKDGKCKCPKLQYVDTNGADVNHQGQCDSDLECYTMRSCQRGPGYCDQKDGKCKCPKLQYVDTNGADVNHQGQCDSDLECYTMRSCQRGPGYCDQKDGKCKCPKLQAVDTNGADVNHQGQCDSDLECYTMRSCQRGPGYCDQKDGKCKCPN